Proteins from a single region of Lelliottia sp. JS-SCA-14:
- a CDS encoding CidA/LrgA family protein — MAVALSRVTPAVVQRLQVPVQVLLYAALFVFAEYLVTWLHLPLPANLVGMVLMLALILCRVIPLSWIRAGSRWLLAEMLLFFVPAVVAVVNYAQLLMVDGWRIFAVIALSTLMVLGATAWVVDKVYRFEISRQKHD, encoded by the coding sequence ATGGCCGTGGCGTTAAGTCGTGTTACGCCTGCTGTTGTGCAACGGCTCCAGGTACCGGTTCAGGTACTGCTCTATGCCGCACTGTTTGTTTTCGCTGAATATCTCGTGACATGGCTGCACCTGCCGCTGCCCGCCAATCTGGTCGGCATGGTGCTGATGCTCGCGCTGATTCTGTGCCGCGTCATCCCGTTGAGCTGGATCCGCGCGGGCTCCCGCTGGCTGCTGGCGGAGATGCTGCTGTTCTTCGTTCCGGCGGTGGTGGCGGTGGTGAACTACGCGCAGCTGCTGATGGTCGACGGCTGGCGGATTTTCGCGGTGATCGCCCTGAGCACGCTGATGGTGCTGGGTGCGACGGCGTGGGTCGTCGATAAAGTCTATCGCTTTGAAATCAGCAGGCAGAAGCATGACTAA
- a CDS encoding LrgB family protein translates to MTNFQVSVLCLVVTLVIYFANKRLYRRFHALPLMPLVFTPILLVLMLVFGHISWQNYIGESHWLLWLLGPATIAFAVPVYDNLAVIQRHWMSLTAGVVTATVVAVTSSVWLARLFTLSDEIQRSLAVRSVTTPFALAAAKPLGGQPDLVALFVVVTGVFGMAVGDMLFLRLSIREGMAKGAGFGAASHGAGTARSYEIGQQEGVVASLVMMLSGVTMVLVAPLVAWVMF, encoded by the coding sequence ATGACTAACTTTCAGGTCAGCGTTCTGTGTCTGGTGGTCACGCTGGTGATCTACTTCGCCAACAAACGCCTCTACCGCCGCTTTCACGCCCTGCCGCTGATGCCGCTGGTCTTCACCCCGATTTTACTGGTGCTGATGCTGGTCTTCGGCCACATCTCCTGGCAAAACTACATCGGCGAATCCCACTGGCTGCTGTGGCTGCTCGGGCCGGCGACCATCGCGTTTGCCGTGCCGGTTTACGACAACCTGGCGGTGATCCAACGCCACTGGATGTCGCTCACGGCGGGCGTGGTGACGGCCACCGTCGTGGCGGTGACCAGCTCCGTCTGGCTGGCGCGTCTGTTCACTTTGTCCGATGAGATCCAGCGCAGTCTGGCGGTGCGTTCCGTCACCACGCCCTTTGCGCTGGCGGCGGCGAAACCTCTCGGCGGGCAGCCGGATCTGGTGGCGCTGTTTGTCGTCGTGACCGGCGTGTTCGGCATGGCGGTGGGCGATATGCTGTTTTTGCGACTGTCGATTCGCGAAGGGATGGCGAAAGGGGCCGGATTTGGCGCGGCGTCGCACGGTGCGGGGACCGCACGGTCGTATGAAATCGGTCAGCAGGAAGGTGTGGTCGCAAGCCTGGTGATGATGCTCTCCGGCGTGACAATGGTGCTGGTTGCACCGCTGGTGGCGTGGGTGATGTTCTGA
- the actP gene encoding cation/acetate symporter ActP, with protein MKRVLTALAATLPFAANAADALTGEVQRQPTNWQAIIMFLIFVLLTLYITYWASKRVRSRNDYYTAGGNITGFQNGLAIAGDFMSAASFLGISALVYTSGYDGLIYSLGFLVGWPIILFLIAERLRNLGRYTFADVASYRLKQGPIRTLSACGSLVVVALYLIAQMVGAGKLIELLFGLNYHVAVVLVGVLMVMYVLFGGMLATTWVQIIKAVLLLFGASFMAFMVMKHVGFSFNNLFTEAMAVHPKGEAIMSPGGLVKDPISALSLGLGLMFGTAGLPHILMRFFTVSDAREARKSVFYATGFMGYFYILTFIIGFGAIMLVGANPAFKDAAGQLIGGNNMAAVHLADAVGGNLFLGFISAVAFATILAVVAGLTLAGASAVSHDLYANVWRKGATERQELKVSKITVLILGVVAILLGILFEKQNIAFMVGLAFSIAASCNFPIILLSMYWSKLTTRGAMIGGWLGLLTAVVLMILGPTIWVQILGHEKAIFPYEYPALFSIAVAFIGIWFFSATDNSAEGNLERDKFRAQFIRSQTGLGIDQGRAH; from the coding sequence ATGAAGCGAGTTCTGACGGCGCTAGCCGCCACACTGCCTTTTGCGGCCAATGCGGCCGATGCCCTTACCGGCGAGGTACAACGCCAGCCAACCAACTGGCAGGCGATTATTATGTTCCTGATTTTCGTGCTGCTGACCCTGTACATCACCTACTGGGCGTCGAAACGCGTGCGCTCGCGTAATGATTACTACACCGCGGGCGGCAATATTACCGGCTTCCAGAACGGCCTGGCGATTGCGGGCGATTTTATGTCTGCCGCCTCGTTCCTCGGGATCTCCGCGCTGGTTTACACCTCCGGCTACGACGGCCTGATTTACTCCCTCGGCTTCCTGGTCGGCTGGCCGATCATTCTGTTCCTTATCGCCGAACGCCTGCGTAACCTCGGGCGCTATACCTTTGCTGATGTGGCGTCGTATCGCCTGAAGCAAGGCCCGATCCGCACCCTCTCCGCCTGCGGTTCGCTGGTGGTGGTGGCGCTGTATCTGATTGCGCAGATGGTGGGCGCAGGGAAGCTGATCGAGCTGCTGTTCGGCCTGAATTACCACGTTGCCGTGGTGCTGGTGGGCGTGCTGATGGTGATGTACGTCCTGTTCGGCGGGATGCTCGCGACGACCTGGGTACAGATCATCAAAGCCGTGCTGCTGCTGTTCGGCGCAAGTTTCATGGCCTTTATGGTGATGAAACACGTCGGCTTTAGCTTCAACAACCTGTTCACCGAAGCCATGGCGGTTCACCCGAAAGGCGAAGCGATCATGAGCCCTGGCGGGCTGGTGAAAGACCCAATATCCGCCCTGTCGCTCGGGCTCGGCCTGATGTTTGGTACCGCCGGTTTGCCGCACATTCTGATGCGCTTCTTCACCGTATCAGACGCCCGCGAAGCGCGTAAAAGCGTCTTCTACGCCACCGGTTTTATGGGCTACTTCTACATCCTGACCTTTATCATCGGCTTCGGCGCGATCATGCTGGTCGGCGCGAATCCGGCGTTTAAAGATGCGGCGGGGCAGCTGATTGGCGGGAATAACATGGCGGCGGTGCATCTGGCTGATGCCGTGGGCGGCAACCTGTTCCTCGGCTTTATCTCCGCTGTAGCCTTCGCCACGATTCTGGCGGTGGTAGCGGGTCTGACCCTGGCGGGTGCGTCGGCGGTTTCTCATGACCTGTACGCCAACGTCTGGCGCAAAGGGGCGACCGAGCGTCAGGAGCTAAAAGTCTCCAAAATCACGGTGCTGATTCTGGGCGTGGTGGCGATCCTGCTGGGGATTCTGTTCGAGAAACAGAACATCGCCTTCATGGTCGGCCTGGCGTTCTCGATTGCCGCCAGCTGTAACTTCCCGATCATTCTCCTCTCCATGTACTGGTCAAAACTGACCACCCGTGGCGCGATGATTGGCGGCTGGCTGGGCCTGCTGACGGCGGTAGTGCTGATGATCCTCGGCCCGACGATTTGGGTGCAGATCCTCGGCCACGAAAAAGCCATCTTCCCGTACGAATACCCGGCGCTGTTCTCCATTGCCGTGGCGTTCATCGGTATCTGGTTCTTCTCGGCGACCGATAACTCGGCGGAAGGTAACCTGGAACGCGACAAATTCCGCGCCCAGTTTATCCGTTCACAAACCGGTCTTGGGATCGATCAGGGCCGCGCGCATTAA
- a CDS encoding DUF485 domain-containing protein → MNTDIYQRIEHSAHFRELVEKRQRFAFILSIIMLIIYVGFILLIAFAPHWLGTPLHAGTSVTRGIPIGIGVIVISFVLTGVYVWRANGEFDRLNKAVLREVKAS, encoded by the coding sequence ATGAATACTGATATTTATCAACGGATAGAACATAGTGCGCATTTCAGGGAGCTCGTCGAAAAACGGCAACGGTTTGCCTTCATCCTTTCCATCATCATGCTGATTATCTACGTCGGCTTTATTCTGCTGATCGCCTTTGCGCCGCACTGGCTGGGCACCCCGCTGCACGCCGGAACCAGCGTCACGCGCGGCATCCCTATCGGCATCGGGGTAATTGTCATCTCCTTCGTGCTGACCGGCGTCTACGTCTGGCGCGCCAACGGTGAATTTGATCGTCTTAATAAAGCGGTACTGCGTGAGGTAAAAGCATCATGA
- the acs gene encoding acetate--CoA ligase: MSQIHKHDIPVNIADRCLINPEQYQQKYQQSISEPDAFWGEQGKILDWITPYQKVKNTSFAPGNISIKWYEDGTLNLAANCLDRHLAERGDQTAIIWEGDDASQSKHITYKELHRDVCRFANVLLEQGIKKGDVVAIYMPMVPEAAVAMLACARIGAVHSVIFGGFSPEAVAGRIIDSSSKLVITADEGVRAGRGIPLKKNVDEALKNPNVKTITNVIVLKRTGGNVEWKEGRDLWWSDLIEKASDQHQPEAMNAEDPLFILYTSGSTGKPKGVLHTTGGYLVYAASTFKYVFDYHQGDIYWCTADVGWVTGHSYLLYGPLACGATTLMFEGVPNWPTPARMCQVVDKHKVNILYTAPTAIRALMAEGDKAIEGTDRSSLRILGSVGEPINPEAWEWYWKKIGNEKCPVMDTWWQTETGGFMITPLPGATQLKAGSATRPFFGVQPALVDNEGNPLDGATEGNLVITDSWPGQARTLFGDHDRFEQTYFSTFKNMYFSGDGARRDEDGYYWITGRVDDVLNVSGHRLGTAEIESALVSHPKIAEAAVVGIPHNIKGQAIYAYVTLNHGEEPTPELYTEVRNWVRKEIGPLATPDVLHWTDSLPKTRSGKIMRRILRKIAAGDTSNLGDTSTLADPGVVDKLLEEKQAIAMPS; encoded by the coding sequence ATGAGCCAAATACACAAACATGACATTCCCGTAAACATTGCGGACCGTTGCCTGATAAATCCGGAGCAGTACCAGCAAAAGTATCAACAATCCATCTCCGAGCCTGACGCCTTCTGGGGTGAGCAGGGTAAAATTCTTGACTGGATCACGCCGTATCAGAAGGTGAAAAACACCTCTTTTGCGCCAGGCAATATCTCCATTAAATGGTATGAAGACGGCACCCTGAACCTGGCCGCAAACTGCCTGGACCGCCATCTTGCCGAGCGCGGCGATCAAACTGCCATTATCTGGGAAGGCGACGACGCCTCGCAGAGCAAACACATTACCTATAAAGAGCTGCACCGCGACGTTTGCCGCTTTGCCAACGTCCTGTTGGAGCAAGGCATCAAAAAAGGCGATGTGGTGGCGATTTATATGCCAATGGTGCCGGAAGCCGCCGTGGCGATGCTCGCCTGCGCGCGCATTGGCGCCGTCCATTCGGTGATTTTCGGTGGTTTCTCGCCGGAAGCGGTCGCCGGGCGCATTATCGACTCCAGTTCAAAACTGGTGATCACCGCTGACGAAGGCGTGCGTGCCGGTCGCGGCATCCCGCTGAAGAAAAACGTAGATGAAGCGCTGAAAAATCCGAACGTCAAAACCATCACCAACGTCATCGTGCTGAAGCGCACCGGCGGCAACGTCGAGTGGAAAGAGGGCCGCGACCTGTGGTGGAGCGACCTGATTGAGAAAGCCAGCGACCAGCATCAGCCTGAAGCGATGAACGCCGAAGATCCGCTGTTTATCCTTTATACCTCCGGCTCCACCGGCAAGCCGAAGGGCGTGCTGCACACCACCGGCGGGTATCTGGTTTACGCGGCCTCAACCTTTAAATATGTCTTCGACTATCACCAGGGCGACATTTACTGGTGTACCGCCGACGTCGGCTGGGTCACCGGCCACAGCTATCTGCTGTACGGCCCGCTGGCCTGCGGCGCGACCACGCTGATGTTCGAAGGCGTACCAAACTGGCCGACGCCTGCCCGTATGTGTCAGGTGGTCGATAAGCATAAGGTCAATATTCTCTATACCGCACCAACCGCGATCCGCGCCCTGATGGCCGAAGGCGACAAAGCCATCGAAGGCACCGACCGCTCCTCCCTGCGCATTCTCGGCTCCGTCGGCGAACCGATTAACCCGGAAGCCTGGGAGTGGTACTGGAAGAAAATCGGCAACGAAAAATGCCCGGTGATGGACACCTGGTGGCAGACCGAAACCGGCGGCTTCATGATTACCCCGCTGCCGGGTGCGACGCAGCTGAAAGCCGGTTCCGCGACCCGTCCGTTCTTCGGCGTGCAGCCTGCGCTGGTGGATAACGAAGGCAACCCGCTCGACGGCGCGACCGAGGGCAACCTGGTGATCACCGACTCCTGGCCAGGCCAGGCGCGAACTCTGTTTGGCGATCACGACAGATTCGAGCAGACCTACTTCTCGACCTTCAAAAACATGTACTTCAGCGGCGACGGCGCGCGTCGTGACGAAGACGGTTACTACTGGATCACCGGTCGCGTGGACGATGTCCTGAACGTCTCCGGCCACCGTCTGGGGACGGCGGAGATTGAATCGGCGCTGGTGTCCCATCCAAAAATCGCCGAAGCGGCGGTGGTGGGCATTCCGCACAACATCAAAGGCCAGGCGATTTACGCCTACGTCACCCTGAACCACGGCGAAGAGCCGACGCCGGAGCTGTACACCGAAGTGCGTAACTGGGTGCGCAAAGAGATCGGCCCGCTCGCCACGCCGGACGTGCTGCACTGGACCGACTCGCTGCCAAAAACCCGCTCCGGCAAGATCATGCGCCGTATTCTGCGCAAAATCGCTGCGGGCGATACCAGTAACCTCGGCGATACCTCAACGCTCGCCGATCCTGGCGTGGTGGACAAACTGCTCGAAGAGAAGCAGGCCATCGCAATGCCTTCTTAA